From a single Dromaius novaehollandiae isolate bDroNov1 chromosome 30, bDroNov1.hap1, whole genome shotgun sequence genomic region:
- the LOC135324041 gene encoding olfactory receptor 14A16-like — LHYGTIMDSRACVKMAAAAWGTGFLYALLHTANTFSIPLCQGNTVDQFFCEVPQILKLSCSESYLREVGLLVVSLCLVFGCFIFIVLSYVQIFTAVLRIPSEQGQHKAFSMCLPHLAVVSLFVSTAMFAYLKPASLSSPAVDLVVAVLYSVVPPEGKLEVPGEHRGLLGECVPGVGSEGSLTEGKILQGGVI, encoded by the exons ctgcactacggcaccatcatggacagcagagcttgtgtcaaaatggcagcagctgcctggggtactggttttctctatgctctcctgcacactgctaacacattttcaataccactctgccaaggcaacacagtggaccagttcttctgtgaagttccccagatcctcaagctctcctgctcagaatcctacctcagggaagttgggcttcttgtggttagtctttgtttagtctttgggtgtttcattttcattgtgctgtcctacgtgcagatcttcactgctgtgctgaggatcccctctgagcagggccaacacaaagccttttccatgtgcctcccgcatctggccgtggtctccctgtttgtcagcactgcaatgtttgcctacctgaagcccgcctccctctcctccccagctgtggatctggtggtggctgttctgtactcagtggtgccccca gaggggaagctggaggtgcccgGAGAGCACAGGGGACTCCTGGGAGAGTGTGTGCCTGGtgtgggcagtgaggggagcctcacagaaggaaagatcctccaaggtggagtcatctaa